One genomic segment of Nocardia spumae includes these proteins:
- a CDS encoding CopG family transcriptional regulator: MSDNDTFEPDPGTDPRTIVDGLVFDDDAATPALPPTGAEIERGMVTTSLKLPKDLRDRLREAAAEHCITPSMLIRQYIEMGLLSEQPGRMIPLSDAIRVLSSLRPSA, from the coding sequence ATGAGCGACAACGACACCTTCGAACCGGACCCCGGCACCGACCCGCGCACGATCGTGGACGGGCTGGTCTTCGACGACGACGCCGCCACGCCCGCGCTGCCCCCCACCGGCGCGGAGATCGAACGCGGCATGGTCACGACGTCGTTGAAACTGCCGAAGGATCTGCGCGACCGGCTGCGCGAGGCGGCGGCCGAACACTGCATCACGCCGTCGATGCTGATCCGCCAGTACATCGAGATGGGATTGCTGTCCGAGCAGCCCGGCCGGATGATTCCGCTGTCGGATGCGATCCGGGTGCTCAGCAGCCTGCGCCCCTCGGCGTGA
- a CDS encoding MarR family winged helix-turn-helix transcriptional regulator: MSRELAPTASAVAGDLRVAVSGLLRQLRAQAEGTDLTKSQSSVLIRLEQGGPATATELAKAAGMRPQSMAKIVRALEDAGLIAGRPDPADGRKTVLDLTAAARDEFATGRRAKEDWLTRVIEAEFSDAEIDQLAAAVTLLERIARST, translated from the coding sequence ATGAGCAGAGAACTCGCGCCGACAGCCTCCGCCGTGGCCGGTGATCTGCGCGTCGCGGTCAGTGGGCTGCTACGGCAATTGCGCGCGCAGGCCGAGGGCACCGATCTCACCAAGTCACAGAGTTCGGTTCTGATCCGCTTGGAGCAGGGCGGTCCGGCCACCGCCACCGAACTCGCCAAAGCGGCCGGTATGCGTCCGCAGTCGATGGCGAAAATCGTTCGCGCACTGGAAGATGCGGGACTGATCGCGGGCCGGCCCGATCCGGCCGACGGCCGCAAGACCGTCCTCGACCTCACCGCCGCCGCCCGGGACGAGTTCGCCACCGGCCGTCGCGCGAAAGAGGATTGGCTCACCCGGGTGATCGAGGCCGAATTCAGCGACGCCGAGATCGATCAGCTCGCCGCGGCGGTCACCCTCCTCGAACGCATCGCCCGTTCCACCTGA
- a CDS encoding isochorismatase family protein, with protein sequence MPVTAVDPATALIVIDLQQGIVSRELAHPVEPVVTRAATLAQAFRDRDLPVVLVNVAGTPPGRTDAGATASGDLPADWATLIPELDRQPGDILVTKYARSAFAGTGLADRLRADGVTQVVVIGIATGAGVESTARDAHEQGFHVTLPVDAMTDSDSERHEHSIAHIFGRIAETGTTDDVLRLLAARA encoded by the coding sequence ATGCCCGTTACCGCTGTCGATCCCGCCACCGCCCTCATCGTCATCGACCTGCAGCAGGGGATCGTGAGCCGGGAGCTGGCGCATCCGGTCGAGCCGGTCGTCACTCGTGCCGCCACGCTGGCACAGGCCTTCCGCGACCGCGATCTGCCAGTCGTGCTGGTCAATGTCGCGGGTACCCCGCCCGGGCGTACCGACGCCGGGGCCACGGCGTCGGGTGATCTGCCGGCGGACTGGGCCACCCTGATCCCCGAACTCGATCGGCAGCCCGGCGACATCCTGGTCACGAAGTACGCGCGCAGCGCCTTCGCCGGCACCGGACTGGCCGACCGGCTGCGCGCCGACGGCGTCACCCAGGTCGTCGTCATCGGCATCGCTACCGGCGCCGGTGTGGAATCGACGGCTCGGGATGCCCACGAGCAGGGGTTTCACGTCACCCTTCCGGTCGACGCCATGACCGATTCCGATAGCGAGCGGCACGAGCACAGCATCGCCCACATCTTCGGCCGTATCGCCGAAACCGGTACCACCGACGACGTGCTGCGGCTGTTGGCGGCGCGCGCGTGA
- a CDS encoding MFS transporter, producing the protein MTAAPTDTAAVPSDPFPARFAGPLLLGSTLNPINTSTIATALVGIGVDFHRGPGATAVLISVLYLCSAVMQPTMGKLATLFGPRRVFVGGLIVLIVAGVIGTAAPAFAFLVISRALIGVGTSAAFPTAMALVRHRADAAGTGVPARVLGNFSIAAQVTTVVGLPLGGVLAGVFGWRAIFFVNIPLALTALITTLKGVPGDEPAVRRRGSLAAAVDLVGIVLFAGTVISVLILLSDLRTPMWPLLPVALVLGAALIGWERRARSPLIDVRMLVGNGDLLRTYLRQAVVSLGTYTALYGTSQWMEQAAGYSASQVGLILLPLSAISIVVARLVSNRGWIRWPLITSGLALAATGVMLRFITHTSPVPVLIAMSLLFGLASGFSGFANQATLYVQAPGDQVAVASGLFRTFAYLGAIFSSSLIALTFGPATTDAGLHAIAWVILGLGGAIGLMTVLDGRIPLRTGSHADQASA; encoded by the coding sequence GTGACAGCCGCACCCACCGATACCGCGGCCGTACCCAGCGATCCGTTTCCCGCCCGGTTCGCCGGGCCGCTGCTGCTGGGCTCGACCCTCAACCCGATCAACACCTCCACCATCGCCACCGCCCTGGTCGGCATCGGCGTCGACTTCCATCGCGGTCCCGGCGCCACGGCCGTCCTGATCTCGGTGCTGTACCTGTGCAGTGCGGTCATGCAGCCCACGATGGGCAAGCTGGCCACCCTGTTCGGGCCGCGCCGGGTCTTCGTCGGTGGGTTGATCGTCCTCATCGTCGCCGGTGTCATCGGCACGGCCGCACCGGCATTCGCCTTCCTGGTCATCTCGCGGGCTCTGATCGGCGTGGGCACCTCGGCGGCGTTTCCGACCGCGATGGCGCTGGTACGGCACCGTGCCGACGCCGCGGGTACCGGGGTCCCGGCACGGGTGCTGGGCAACTTCTCCATCGCGGCCCAGGTCACCACGGTGGTGGGCCTGCCGCTCGGCGGTGTGCTGGCGGGGGTGTTCGGCTGGCGCGCGATCTTCTTCGTCAATATCCCGCTGGCGCTGACGGCGCTGATCACGACTCTGAAAGGGGTACCCGGTGATGAGCCGGCGGTTCGGCGGCGGGGGTCGCTGGCGGCGGCGGTCGATCTGGTCGGCATCGTGCTGTTCGCGGGCACCGTGATCAGCGTGCTGATCCTGCTGTCGGATCTGCGGACCCCGATGTGGCCGCTGCTGCCGGTGGCGTTGGTGCTGGGTGCGGCGTTGATCGGCTGGGAGCGGCGGGCCCGCAGTCCGCTCATCGATGTGCGCATGCTGGTCGGCAACGGTGATCTGCTGCGGACCTATCTGCGCCAGGCGGTGGTCTCATTGGGCACCTACACCGCCCTCTACGGCACCAGTCAGTGGATGGAACAGGCGGCGGGCTACAGCGCCTCCCAGGTCGGGCTGATCCTGCTGCCGCTGTCGGCGATCAGCATCGTGGTCGCACGGCTGGTCTCCAATCGAGGCTGGATCCGATGGCCGCTGATCACCAGCGGCCTCGCGCTGGCGGCGACCGGGGTGATGCTGCGGTTCATCACTCACACCTCACCGGTGCCGGTGCTGATCGCCATGTCGCTGCTGTTCGGATTGGCCAGTGGATTCAGCGGATTCGCCAATCAGGCCACGCTCTACGTGCAGGCGCCGGGCGATCAGGTCGCGGTGGCCTCCGGGCTGTTTCGCACTTTCGCCTATCTGGGGGCGATCTTCTCCTCGAGTCTCATCGCGCTCACGTTCGGACCCGCCACCACCGACGCCGGACTGCACGCCATAGCCTGGGTGATCCTGGGCCTGGGTGGCGCGATCGGGCTGATGACGGTGCTCGACGGCAGGATTCCGCTGCGCACGGGGTCGCACGCGGATCAGGCGTCGGCGTAG
- a CDS encoding SRPBCC family protein encodes MPTDDSSAELTTIDGVPTLRFERRLAHPPERVWRAVSEPAQLAAWFPAAVETELRPGAPMRFTFGDQAPVDDSWDGEVLEVDPPKAFMFRWNRDVLRFELIAEPPGCRLVFTHALGHGTLGRLGAARTAAGWDGCLTALAAVLDGVDPGSPQERWLTRAQAYVEKFGLGRGRAETDADGRTRLRFTHDLVPQTAEGAWAVLVEHSRPRVGAMPPERAANPVIEPGPLTAAQPPGLLEYEATVDSVPAGRVRWEIIADPDTGTRLELVHTLPHDLGPQRARLLAAWQVHLELFYAANRGEIRCPWPAQRVTDLTATYADA; translated from the coding sequence ATGCCCACCGACGACTCATCCGCGGAGCTCACCACCATCGATGGTGTGCCGACACTGCGGTTCGAACGCCGCCTCGCGCATCCGCCCGAGCGGGTGTGGCGAGCCGTCAGTGAACCCGCCCAACTGGCGGCCTGGTTCCCGGCCGCGGTGGAGACCGAATTGCGTCCGGGAGCGCCGATGCGGTTCACCTTCGGCGACCAGGCACCCGTGGACGACTCGTGGGACGGTGAAGTGCTCGAGGTCGATCCGCCGAAGGCGTTCATGTTCCGCTGGAACCGCGATGTGCTGCGATTCGAGCTGATCGCCGAGCCGCCGGGCTGCCGACTGGTGTTCACCCACGCGCTCGGGCACGGAACGCTCGGACGGCTCGGTGCGGCGCGCACGGCTGCGGGCTGGGACGGCTGCCTGACCGCGCTGGCGGCCGTACTCGACGGCGTCGACCCCGGCTCGCCGCAGGAGCGCTGGCTGACGCGGGCGCAAGCTTATGTCGAGAAGTTCGGCCTGGGCCGTGGCCGCGCCGAGACCGACGCCGACGGCCGCACGCGATTGCGGTTCACCCACGATCTGGTGCCGCAGACCGCCGAGGGAGCGTGGGCGGTCCTGGTCGAGCACAGCCGACCGCGGGTGGGTGCGATGCCACCGGAACGGGCGGCCAACCCCGTGATCGAGCCCGGTCCGCTCACCGCGGCGCAGCCCCCCGGCCTGCTCGAATACGAGGCCACCGTCGACTCGGTGCCCGCGGGCCGGGTGCGCTGGGAGATCATCGCCGATCCCGACACCGGGACGCGCCTGGAACTGGTGCACACCCTCCCCCACGATCTGGGCCCGCAGCGGGCACGACTGCTGGCGGCCTGGCAGGTGCATCTGGAGCTGTTCTACGCCGCCAACCGCGGCGAGATCCGCTGTCCGTGGCCGGCGCAGCGGGTCACCGATCTGACCGCGACCTACGCCGACGCCTGA
- a CDS encoding ArsR/SmtB family transcription factor: MASTFEALAEPRRREILDLLRQRERLVGELVTELRLAQPTVSKHLKVLRGAGLVEVRHDAQRRWYRLRPQPLSEIDLWLAPYRRLWESSLDALTRHLDVMATEEE, translated from the coding sequence ATGGCATCTACGTTCGAGGCGTTGGCCGAACCGCGGCGTCGCGAGATCCTGGATCTGCTGCGGCAACGTGAACGCCTGGTCGGCGAGCTGGTCACGGAGTTGCGGCTGGCCCAGCCGACGGTGTCGAAACATTTGAAGGTGTTGCGCGGCGCGGGCCTGGTGGAAGTCCGCCACGACGCCCAGCGCCGCTGGTATCGGCTGCGGCCGCAGCCGCTGTCGGAAATCGACCTGTGGCTGGCGCCGTACCGGCGGCTGTGGGAGTCGAGTCTCGACGCCCTCACCCGCCATCTCGACGTGATGGCCACCGAGGAGGAATGA